A portion of the Panthera tigris isolate Pti1 chromosome E1, P.tigris_Pti1_mat1.1, whole genome shotgun sequence genome contains these proteins:
- the CCR10 gene encoding C-C chemokine receptor type 10 translates to MGTEPAEQVSWSPYSGYDEEAYSAEPLPELCYKADVQAFSRAFQPSVSLAVAALGLAGNGLVLATHLAARRAVRSPTSAHLLQLALADLLLALTLPFAAAGALQGWSLGSATCRAISGLYSASFHAGFLFLACISADRYVAIARALPAGPRPSAPGRAHVVSAIVWLLSLLLALPALLFSQDGQREGQRRCRLIFPEGLAQTVKGASAVAQVVLGFALPLGVMAACYALLGRTLLAARGPERRRALRVVVALVAAFVVLQLPYSLALLLDTADLLAARERSCPASKRKDLALLVTGGLALARCGLNPVLYAFLGLRFRQDLRRLLRGGSCSPGPRPRGRCPRRPRLSSCSAPTETHSVSSWDY, encoded by the exons ATGGGGACGGAGCCTGCAGAacag GTCTCCTGGAGCCCCTACTCTGGGTATGATGAGGAGGCATACTCGGCTGAGCCATTGCCAGAACTCTGCTACAAGGCGGATGTCCAGGCCTTCAGTCGGGCCTTCCAACCCAGTGTCTCCCTGGCAGTGGCTGCACTGGGTCTGGCCGGCAATGGCCTGGTCCTGGCCACCCACCTGGCAGCCCGACGTGCTGTCCGTTCGCCCACTTCTGCCCACCTGCTCCAGCTGGCCCTGGCCGACCTTCTGCTGGCCCTAACCCTGCCGTTCGCCGCAGCGGGGGCTCTGCAGGGCTGGAGTCTGGGAAGTGCCACCTGCCGCGCCATCTCGGGCCTCTACTCGGCCTCCTTCCACGCTGGCTTCCTCTTCCTGGCCTGTATCAGCGCcgaccgctatgtggccatcgCGCGGGCCCTCCCCGCTGGACCGAGGCCCTCTGCGCCAGGCCGCGCACACGTGGTCTCAGCCATCGTATGGCTGCTGTCGCTGCTTCTCGCGCTGCCTGCTCTCCTTTTCAGCCAGGATGGGCAGCGGGAAGGCCAGCGGCGCTGCCGTCTCATCTTTCCCGAGGGCCTCGCGCAGACGGTGAAGGGGGCAAGCGCCGTGGCGCAGGTGGTCCTGGGCTTCGCGCTGCCGCTGGGCGTCATGGCCGCCTGCTATGCGCTCCTGGGCCGCACGCTGCTGGCCGCCAGGGGGCCCGAGCGCCGGCGTGCGCTGCGCGTCGTGGTGGCCCTGGTGGCGGCCTTCGTGGTCCTGCAGCTGCCCTACAGTCTCGCCCTGCTACTGGATACGGCCGACCTACTGGCTGCCCGCGAGCGGAGCTGCCCTGCCAGCAAGCGCAAGGATCTGGCACTGCTCGTGACCGGAGGGTTGGCCCTGGCCCGCTGCGGCCTCAACCCCGTACTCTACGCCTTTTTGGGCCTGCGATTCCGCCAGGACCTGCGGAGGCTGCTGCGGGGTGGGAGCTGCAGCCCAGGGCCTCGCCCCCGGGGCCGCTGCCCCCGCCGGCCCCGCCTCTCTTCCTGTTCGGCTCCCACTGAGACCCACAGTGTCTCCTCCTGGGACTACTAG
- the CNTNAP1 gene encoding contactin-associated protein 1 gives MCLRLFCILLAAVSGTQGWGYYGCDEELVGPLYARSLGASSYYGLFTAPRFARLHGISGWSPRIGDPNPWLQIDLMKKHRIRAVATQGSFNSWDWVTRYMLLYGDRVDSWTPFYQQGHNATFFGNVNESAVVRHDLHYHFTARYIRIVPLAWNPRGKIGLRLGLYGCPYKSDVLYFDGDDAISYRFPRGVSRSLWDVFAFSFKTEEKDGLLLHAEGVQGDYVTLELQGAHLLLHMSLGSSPIQPRPGHTTVSAGGVLNDQHWHYVRVDRFGREANLTLDGYVQRFVLNGDFERLNLDNEMFIGGLVGAAQKNLAYRHNFRGCIENIIFNRVNIADLAVRRHSRITFEGKVAFRCLDPVPHPINFGGPHNFVQVPGFPRRGRLAVSFRFRTWDLTGLLLFSRLGDGLGHVELMLSEGQVNVSIAQTGRKKLQFAAGYRLNDGFWHEVNFAAQENHAVISIDDVEGAEVRVSYPLLIRTGTSYFFGGCPKPASRSGCHSNQTAFHGCMELLKVDGQLVNLTLVEGRRLGYYAEVLFDTCGITDRCSPNMCEHDGRCYQSWDDFICYCELTGYKGETCHQPLYKESCEAYRLSGKTSGNFTIDPDGSGPLKPFVVYCDIRENRAWTVVRHDRLWTTRVTGSSMERPFLGAIQYWNASWEEVSALANASQHCEQWIEFSCYNSRLLNTAGGYPYSFWIGRNEEQHFYWGGSQPGIQRCACGLDRSCVDPALHCNCDADQPQWRTDKGLLTFVDHLPVTQVVVGDTNRSNSEAQFFLRPLRCYGDRNSWNTISFHTGAALRFPPIRANHSLDVSFYFRTSAPSGVFLENMGGPYCQWRRPYVRVELNTSRDVVFAFDVGNGDENLTVHSDDFEFNDDEWHLVRAEINVKQARLRVDHRPWVLRPMPPQTYIWLEYDQPLYVGSAELKRRPFVGCLRAMRLNGVTLNLEGRANASEGTSPNCTGHCAHPRFPCFHGGRCVERYSYYTCDCDLTAFDGPYCNHDIGGFFEPGTWMRYNLQSALRSAAREFSHMLSRPVPGYEPGYIPGYDTPGYVPGYHGPGYRLPDYPRPGRPVPGYRGPVYNVTGEEVSFSFSTDSAPAVLLYVSSFVRDYMAVLIKEDGTLQLRYQLGTSPYVYQLTTKPVTDGQPHSINITRVYRNLFIQVDYFPLTEQKFSLLVDSQLDSPKALYLGRVMETGVIDPEIQRYNTPGFSGCLSGVRFNNVAPLKTHFRTPRPMTAELAEALRVQGDLSESNCGAMPRLFSEVPPELDPWYLPPDFPYYHDEGWVAILLGFLVAFLLLGLVGMLVLFYLQNHRYKGSYHTNEPKATHDYHPGSKPPLPTSGSAQAPAPTPASTPAPAPAPAPAPAPAPAPAPGSRDQNLPQILEESRSE, from the exons ATGTGTCTCCGGCTCTTCTGCATCCTGCTTGCCGCGGTCTCAGGAACCCAGGGCTGGGGCTACT ACGGCTGTGACGAGGAGCTGGTCGGGCCTCTGTACGCACGCTCCTTGGGCGCCTCCTCCTACTACGGGCTCTTCACTGCGCCTCGATTTGCCCGGCTGCACG GCATAAGCGGATGGTCTCCCCGAATTGGGGACCCGAATCCTTGGCTCCAGATCGACTTAATGAAGAAGCACCGGATCCGAGCTGTGGCCACCCAGGGTTCATTTAACTCGTGGGACTGGGTCACGCGTTACATGCTGCTCTACGGGGACCGAGTGGATAGCTGGACGCCGTTCTACCAGCAAGGGCACAACGCG ACCTTTTTCGGTAACGTGAACGAGTCCGCGGTAGTGCGCCACGACCTGCACTATCACTTCACCGCGCGCTACATCCGCATCGTGCCACTGGCTTGGAACCCGCGCGGCAAGATCGGCCTGAGGCTCGGCCTTTACGGCTGCCCTTACA AGTCCGACGTGCTCTATTTCGACGGCGACGATGCCATCTCATACCGCTTCCCGCGAGGGGTCAGCCGGAGCCTTTGGGATGTGTTCGCCTTCAGCTTCAAGACGGAAGAGAAGGACGGGCTCCTGCTGCACGCGGAGGGCGTCCAGGGCGACTACGTGACATTGGAGCTGCAGGGGGCGCACTTGCTGCTGCACATGAGCCTGG GCAGCAGCCCTATCCAGCCAAGGCCCGGTCACACCACAGTGAGTGCTGGTGGCGTCCTCAATGATCAACACTGGCATTACGTTCGTGTGGACCGATTTGGCCGAGAAGCAAATCTCACCCTGGATGGCTACGTGCAGCGATTTGTGCTCAATGGAGACTTTGAGAGACTGAACCTGGACAACGAG aTGTTCATCGGGGGTCTAGTGGGCGCTGCACAGAAGAACCTTGCCTATCGTCATAATTTCCGCGGCTGCATAGAAAACATAATCTTCAACCGAGTCAACATCGCAGACCTGGCTGTGCGGCGCCATTCGAGGATCACCTTTGAG GGTAAGGTGGCCTTCCGTTGCCTGGACCCGGTTCCTCACCCCATCAACTTCGGAGGGCCTCACAACTTCGTGCAAGTGCCTGGCTTCCCGCGCCGTGGCCGCTTGGCAGTCTCCTTTCGCTTCCGGACCTGGGATCTCACAGGGCTGCTACTTTTCTCCCGCCTGGGGGACGGGCTGGGCCACGTGGAGCTGATGCTCAGTGAAGGGCAGGTCAACGTGTCCATCGCGCAGACTGGCCGAAAGAAGCTTCAGTTTGCcgctg GGTACCGCCTGAATGATGGCTTTTGGCACGAGGTGAATTTTGCAGCACAGGAGAACCATGCAGTCATCAGCATTGATGATGTGGAGGGGGCAGAGGTCAGGGTCTCATACCCCCTGCTGATCCGGACTGGCACCTCATACTTCTTTGGGG GTTGTCCCAAACCAGCCAGTCGATCGGGATGCCACTCCAACCAGACGGCGTTCCATGGCTGCATGGAGCTGCTCAAGGTGGATGGTCAACTGGTCAACCTGACTCTGGTGGAGGGCCGGCGGCTTGGATACTATGCTGAGGTCCTCTTTGACACATGTGGCATCACTGATAG GTGTAGCCCTAACATGTGTGAGCATGACGGACGCTGCTACCAGTCCTGGGATGACTTCATCTGCTATTGTGAACTGACAGGCTACAAGGGGGAGACCTGCCACCAAC CTCTGTATAAGGAATCTTGTGAGGCTTACCGGCTCAGTGGGAAAACTTCTGGAAACTTCACCATTGATCCTGATGGCAGTGGTCCCCTGAAGCCATTTGTAGTGTACTGTGATATCCGAG agaaCCGGGCATGGACAGTTGTGCGGCATGACAGGCTGTGGACAACTCGGGTGACAGGTTCTAGCATGGAGCGGCCATTCCTGGGGGCCATCCAGTACTGGAATGCATCCTGGGAGGAAGTCAGTGCCCTGGCCAATGCTTCCCAGCACTGTGAACAGTGGATCGAGTTCTCCTGCTACAATTCCCGGCTGCTCAACACTGCTG GAGGCTACCCCTACAGCTTTTGGATTGGCCGAAATGAGGAGCAGCACTTCTACTGGGGAGGCTCACAGCCTGGGATCCAGCGCTGTGCCTGCGGTCTGGACCGGAGCTGTGTGGACCCCGCTCTGCACTGTAACTGTGATGCTGACCAGCCCCAGTG GAGAACCGACAAGGGACTGCTGACCTTTGTGGACCATTTGCCGGTCActcaggtggtggtgggggatACGAACCGCTCCAATTCTGAGGCCCAGTTCTTCCTGAGGCCTCTGCGCTGCTACGGCGATC GAAATTCCTGGAACACCATCTCCTTCCACACTGGGGCTGCTCTGCGCTTTCCCCCCATCCGTGCCAACCACAGCCTTGATGTCTCCTTCTACTTCAGGACCTCGGCTCCCTCAGGAGTCTTCCTAGAGAACATGGGGGGCCCTTATTGCCAGTGGCGCCGACCTTACGTGCGGGTGGAACTCAACA CGTCCCGGGATGTGGTCTTCGCCTTTGACGTGGGCAATGGGGATGAGAACCTGACCGTACACTCCGATGACTTTGAATTCAACGACGATGAGTGGCACCTGGTCCGGGCGGAGATCAATGTGAAGCAGGCCCGGCTCCGTGTTGATCACCGGCCTTGGGTGCTGCGGCCTATGCCCCCGCAGACCTATATCTGGCTGGAGTACGACCAGCCCCTTTATGTTG GATCTGCAGAGCTTAAGAGGCGCCCCTTCGTGGGTTGCTTGAGGGCTATGCGTCTGAATGGAGTGACTCTAAACCTGGAAGGTCGTGCCAACGCCTCGGAGGGTACCTCACCCAACTGCACAGGCCATTGCGCCCACCCCCGGTTCCCCTGTTTCCACGGAGGCCGCTGTGTGGAGCGTTACAGCTACTACACGTGTGACTGTGACCTCACGGCTTTTGACGGGCCATACTGCAACCACG ATATCGGAGGTTTCTTTGAGCCCGGCACCTGGATGCGCTACAACCTCCAGTCAGCGCTGCGCTCGGCCGCCCGGGAGTTCTCCCACATGCTCAGCCGGCCGGTGCCCGGCTACGAGCCTGGCTACATCCCCGGCTATGACACCCCTGGCTACGTGCCTGGCTACCATGGCCCTGGCTACCGTCTGCCGGACTACCCCCGGCCCGGCCGGCCCGTGCCCGGTTACCGTGGGCCTGTCTACAATGTCACCGGTGAGGAGGTGTCCTTCAGCTTCAGCACGGACTCCGCCCCTGCGGTCCTGCTCTACGTCAGCTCCTTTGTGCGGGACTACATGGCCGTGCTCATCAAGGAAGATG GGACCCTGCAGCTGCGGTATCAGCTGGGCACCAGCCCCTACGTGTACCAGCTGACCACGAAGCCGGTCACAGACGGCCAGCCACACAGCATCAACATCACCCGGGTCTACCGCAACCTCTTCATCCAG gTGGACTACTTCCCACTGACGGAACAGAAGTTCTCACTGTTGGTGGACAGCCAGCTGGACTCACCCAAGGCCTTGTATCTAGGGCGTGTGATGG AGACGGGAGTAATTGACCCGGAGATCCAGCGCTACAACACACCGGGTTTCTCGGGCTGCCTGTCTGGTGTTCGATTCAACAACGTGGCCCCTCTGAAGACCCACTTCCGAACCCCTCGACCCATGACCGCCGAGCTAGCTGAGGCCCTCCGAGTTCAGGGAGACCTGTCGGAATCTAACTGCGGAGCCATGCCCCGTCTTTTCTCAGAGGTGCCGCCTGAGCTGGATCCCTGGTATCTGCCCCCGG ACTTCCCGTACTACCACGACGAGGGATGGGTTGCCATACTTTTAGGCT ttttggtggcCTTCCTGCTGCTGGGGCTGGTGGGGATGTTGGTGCTCTTCTATCTGCAAAATCATCGCTACAAGGGCTCCTACCACACCAATGAGCCCAAGGCCACCCATGATTACCACCCTGGCAGCAAACCTCCCCTACCTACTTCAGGCTctgcccaggccccagcccctaCACCGGcttccaccccagccccagccccagccccagccccagccccagccccagccccagccccagcccctggctcccgGGACCAAAATCTCCCCCAGATCCTGGAGGAGTCCAGGTCTGAATGA